A stretch of Gadus chalcogrammus isolate NIFS_2021 chromosome 9, NIFS_Gcha_1.0, whole genome shotgun sequence DNA encodes these proteins:
- the isl2a gene encoding insulin gene enhancer protein isl-2a — protein MVDILFNPFLLDDMGDHSKKKTAIAMCVGCGSQIHDQYILRVSPDLEWHAACLKCAECSQYLDESCTCFVREGKTYCKRDYVRLFGMKCAKCNAGFCSSDLVMRARENVYHMECFRCAVCTRHLLPGDEFSLRDDELLCRDDHCLMLERDSTGSPVSPGHVHSRPLHISEPVSVRHPPHRNHVHKTSEKTTRIRTVLNEKQLHTLRTCYNANPRPDALMKEQLVEMTGLSPRVIRVWFQNKRCKDKKRTILMKQLQQQQHNDKTNLQGMTGTPMVAGSPIRHDTSVPGNPVEVQTYQPPWKALSDFALQSDLDQPSFQHLVSFSESGSMGNSSGSDVTSLSSQLPDTPNSMVPSPVDT, from the exons ATGGTGGATATTCTCTTTAATCCCTTTCTCTTGGATGATATGGGGGATCATTCCAAAA AGAAGACAGCGATCGccatgtgtgtgggttgtgggAGCCAGATCCACGACCAGTACATCCTGAGGGTGTCCCCGGACCTGGAGTGGCACGCTGCGTGCCTCAAGTGCGCGGAGTGCAGCCAGTACCTGGACGAGAGCTGCACTTGCTTCGTCCGAGAGGGAAAGACGTATTGTAAACGAGATTATGTAAG attatTTGGGATGAAATGTGCAAAGTGTAACGCTGGCTTCTGCAGCAGCGACCTGGTCATGCGCGCCCGGGAGAACGTGTACCACATGGAGTGCTTTCGGTGCGCGGTGTGCACGCGGCACCTCCTGCCCGGCGACGAGTTCTCTCTGCGAGACGACGAGCTGCTGTGCCGGGACGACCACTGCCTAATGCTGGAGAGGGACTCCACGGGGAGTCCGGTCAGCCCGGGACACGTACACTCCAGACCTCTCCACatctcag AACCGGTGTCGGTCCGGCATCCCCCCCATCGAAACCACGTGCACAAAACGTCGGAGAAGACCACGCGCATCCGGACGGTGCTGAACGAGAAGCAGCTCCACACGCTCCGGACCTGCTACAACGCCAACCCGCGGCCCGACGCCCTCATGAAGGAACAGCTGGTGGAGATGACCGGCCTGAGCCCCCGGGTGATCCGGGTCTGGTTCCAGAACAAGCGGTGTAAAGACAAGAAGAGGACCATCCTGAtgaagcagctgcagcagcagcagcacaacgACAAGACG AACCTGCAGGGTATGACGGGGACGCCCATGGTGGCCGGTAGCCCCATCCGTCACGACACCTCGGTCCCGGGGAACCCGGTGGAGGTGCAGACCTATCAGCCGCCCTGGAAGGCCCTGAGCGATTTCGCCCTGCAGAGCGACCTGGACCAGCCCTCCTTCCAGCACCTG GTCTCCTTCTCCGAGTCCGGCTCCATGGGCAACTCGTCGGGCAGCGACGTGACCTCGCTGTCGTCGCAGCTACCGGACACGCCCAACAGCATGGTCCCGAGCCCGGTGGACACGTAA
- the etfa gene encoding electron transfer flavoprotein subunit alpha, mitochondrial produces MHRAINKTRQLAGFLQRFQSTLVVAEHNNDKLTPITLSAITAANKLGGEVSCLVAGTDCAKVVAELSKVLGVNKVLVAQHDAFKGALPEELTPIILATQQQFKFTHICAGASAFGKNLLPRVAAKLDVAPISDIIEIQSPDTFVRTIYAGNALSTVKCNESVKVFTVRGTAFEPAASEGGSATSEDVASSSAVGVSEWLEQNLSKSDRPELAGAKVVVSGGRGLKSGENFQLLYDLAETMNAAVGASRAAVDAGYVPNDMQVGQTGKIVAPELYIAVGISGAIQHLAGMKDSKTIVAINKDPEAPIFLVSDFGLVADLFKAVPEMTAALRK; encoded by the exons ATGCACAGGGCTATCAACAAGACGAGACAGTTG GCTGGGTTCCTCCAGAGGTTCCAGAGCACCTTGGTGGTCGCGGAGCACAACAATGACAAGCTGACCCCCATCACGCTCAGCGCCATCACGGCCGCCAACAAGCTGGGCGGGGAGGTGTCCTGTCTGGTGGCTGGGACCGACTGCGCCAAG GTGGTGGCAGAGCTCAGCAAGGTCCTGGGAGTGAATAAAGTGCTGGTGGCCCAGCATGACGCCTTCAAAGGGGCGCTGCCCG AGGAGTTGACTCCCATCATTCTGGCCACCCAGCAGCAGTTCAAGTTCACCCACATCTGTGCCGGAGCGTCCGCCTTTGGAAAG AACCTGCTCCCCAGAGTGGCAGCCAAGCTAGACGTGGCCCCCATCTCAGATATCATCGAGATCCAGTCCCCAGACACCTTTGTCAGAACCATCTATGCGG GTAACGCCCTCAGCACGGTGAAGTGCAACGAGTCCGTGAAGGTGTTCACCGTCCGAGGGACGGCGTTCGAACCCGCAGCGTCGGAGGGAGGCAGCGCTACGTCAGAAGACG tggcctcctcctccgccgtcgGGGTCTCTGAGTGGCTGGAGCAGAACCTGAGCAAGAGTGACCGCCCGGAGCTGGCCGGCGCTAAGGTGGTGGTGTCAGGAG GGAGGGGCTTGAAGAGTGGGGAGAACTTCCAGCTGCTCTACGACCTCGCTGAGACCATGAACGCTGCAG TGGGGGCGTCCAGAGCAGCAGTGGATGCTGGGTATGTTCCAAATGACATGCAGGTGGGACAGACCGGCAAGATCGTAGCACCA GAACTCTACATCGCTGTGGGAATCTCAGGCGCCATCCAACATCTGGCCGGGATGAAGGACAGCAAG acTATTGTTGCCATCAACAAGGACCCAGAAGCCCCCATCTTCCTGGTGAGCGACTTCGGCCTGGTGGCGGACCTCTTCAAG GCCGTCCCTGAGATGACTGCTGCACTCCGCAAGTGA